GCCTGCATAGCTTCTAACGCCATAGATTGCCATGAACGAGTAGATCCTCCCACAGCAATTAAAGCGCCAACTCTATCTTTATGTTCAATTGCACCTATTGATTCTAAAAATGAAGATGCATAACTTAAGCTTCTATGCATAAATTTTAAAAATGTTGCAGTTGGCATTAAATCATATGTAGGCGCTGAGAAAATAACAGCATCTTGATTTAACATAACTTCCATAATTGCCTTTTTATCATCTTTTTTATCTAAGCTGCACCCAACATTTTTACCAGTAGTCATACCATGTGTACATGCTGTACATCCTGTACAATCCATAATGTTATAATCCCTTAGATTAATCATTGTGATTTCTGCCCCTTGTTTTTCACAAGCTAAAAGTGCTTCTTTTAATAAAATTTCAGAATTCGAATCTTTTCTACCAGCTGTAACGCCCATTACTTTAAAAGTCATAATAAAATCTCCTCTTTATAAATCATATATATTACTATATTATTGTTAATACGTGTTTTTTTTGTTACACTAACGAGTGAACATTTATAATATTAACATAAATTAATACACCATTCATCAGAAATAATTATGAAACTGCCATACTTTAATAGTATGATTTTAGAAATTTTTCTAATCTACAAGAGGAGGTAATTTTTTGGCTAAACTTAAAGCATTATTAAATTTTCTTGAAAATAAACCAAACATTAAAATTTGGGGAACACATAATCCGGATACTATTATTGATGAAGTATTCTTTTTGCAAGATAATATGGAATTTTCTCCAAATGCTTTGTATTTGACAACAAAAAACCATAAATCTTTATTAATTAATAAAGACAATATTTTATTTATCGTAAATAAAGCAAGTGAAGACATTCATATTTTACAGATTGAGACTAAAAATAGTATAGAAGAAATTTATAGATTAATTTGTGAATTTATGTTTACAGAATATAAACTATTTGCTAAAAAGTTGAATATCTATAATAGCTTATCTGCTTGTAATGATATTAATAAAACTTTAAATATATGTGAAAGCTATTTAAATAACCCTATTTTTATTTTAGATACTAGTTATCGTATTCTTGGTCGTTCCACTTTCGCTAATTCTATTACATCTAGTATAGAAACTTACAATGATCAAACTTATCTGTTAATTGATACTGTTAATCTTATGAAAAAAAATAAATGTATAGATAATATTTATAGTTCAAGTACATCTTTTTTTCACGCTTCTGATAAAAGTCTTATCTTTTGTGGTATTCGTATTAATAATATTACTGTAGCGTACATATGTATTTTACAAGAAAATCGAGAATTTCTTGAAGAAGATTTAGAACTAACCAACACTTTGGCACAAACTCTTTCTATACAAATGCAAAAAGATAACTTGTTTATAAATAGTTCAGGACTCGAAGAAGAATATTATTTAATGGATTTATTAAAAAATTCAATTAATAATCTAAACTATATAGAAGAACGACTAAAAAATATAGATTTTAAATTAAATAAAAATATATTACTGATTGTTATACCTTTTCGCCAAACATATCAAGATTACCGTCATAATTTTGGATTAAAGCAGTTAATTGTTACTACTAAAAATATATTTGGGAATTGTATTTCTGCTTATTATGAAGATAGTATCATTCTCATGGTAAGTAAAGAAGATGATGAGGTATTTTCTGAAAACACAAAAACAAGGTTTATAGATTTTTTAAAGCTCAATAATTTAAAAGCGGGGGTTAGTTTGACATTTCAAAACATACTTAAAACAAAGGAGTTTTATAAACAAGCTACTTATGCTTTAAAATTAACAGAGAACTTAAAAATTGATGGTTTCTTATTTTATTTCAAAGACTATATAGAATATTATCTATTTCATATATTGCAAAGCAATGATAATAATATTGAAAAGATTGAACTACACACATTGATTCATCCATTGATTAACAAGCTTATAGGGATCGATAAAAACAATAATTCAGTATTATTACAAACATTAATAGTTTATTTAGAAAGTAATAGGAATGCAAAATTGACCTCAAAAAAACTAAATATACATTGTAGTACATTTTTTTACCGTTACCATAAGATAGAAGAATTATTGAAAATTTCACTAAGCAACAGTGATATTTTGTTTAAATTCGAATTATCATTAAAAATTCTAAGATACCAAAAATAAGAACTGTATTGAATATTTCAATACGGTTCTTATTTTTGGCATGAATAAAACCACCGATTATTATTAAATCGGTGGTCTAATAGTAAATATTTTACTCAAGTTCAAATGCGCCAGTATAGAGCTGATAATACTTTCCTCTCTCTGATATTAACTTTTCGTGATTACCAAGTTCAATGATTCGACCTTCCTCAAGTACCATAATTTCATCAGCATTTTTCACTGTAGAAAGCCTATGAGCAATTACAAATACTGTACGACCTTGCATAAGTGAATCCATACCTCTTTGTACAATCGCCTCTGTACGAGTATCAATGCTAGAAGTAGCTTCATCAAGAATCATAACTGGAGGGTTAGCAACAGCAGCTCTTGCAATGGACAATAATTGTCTTTGACCTTGTGATAAGCCAGATCCATCTCCTGATAAAATAGTATCATAACCCTTTGGCATCATGGAAATAAATCCATCGGCATTTGCAAGTCTTGCAGCTGCATAAATTTCTTCATCCGTAGCATCAAGCTTGCCGTATTTGATGTTTTCCATAATAGTTCCAGTAAATAAATTTGTATCTTGAAGCACAACTCCAAGGGAACGACGCAAATCACTTTTTCTAATTTTATTAATATTTATATCATCATATCGAATTTTACCATCTTGGATATCATAGAAACGATTAATCAAATTAGTTATGGTGGTTTTTCCAGCACCAGTTGCACCAACAAATGCTAACTTTTCACCAGAATGTGCATCAAGGCTTACATTATGCAATACAGTTTTTTCTTCATTATAACCGAAATCCACATCAAAAAATTGTACATCTCCTGTTAATTTAGTATAGGTAACAGTACCATCTTCATGAGGGTGCTTCCAAGCCCATATTCCTGTACGCTTTTCAGTTTCACATAAAACATCGCCCTCATATTTAGCATTTACTAGTGTTACATAACCTTCATCCTCTTCGGATTCTTCATCCATCAATTCAAAAATACGTTGTGCACCCGCCAGTGCCATAATAACAGCGTTGAGTTGTTGAGAAATTTGACCAATAGGCATGCTGAAGGTTTTACTAAGCTGTAAGAATGATGCAATAGCCCCTAGGGTTAATCCACCAATTCCACTTAGTGCTAAAACTCCTCCAACAATAGCAACCAAGACATAAAGAAGATTACCTAAATTAGACATAATAGGCATAAGTATATTTGCATAATTATTTGCTTTTGTAGCATTATCACAAAGTTCTTCGTTTAGAAGGTCGAACTGATCTTTTGAATCTTCCTCATGGCAGAACACCTTAACCACATTTTGTCCATTAATCATTTCCTCGATAAATCCATTTGTTTTACCTATAGACCTTTGCTGTTTAATAAAAAATTCAGAACTCCTCCCAGTAATTTTTCCAGTAATAAATAACATAACTACCACCATTATAATTACAAGCACAGTTAAATGCCAGCTGACATAAAGCATGGCCAAAAATACACTTACAATAGTAATTGCAGAGGAAAACATCTGTGGAATACTTTGAGACAGCATCTGCCTTAAGGTATCTATATCATTAGTATAGCGACTCATAATGTCGCCATGTGAATGAGTATCAAAATATTTTATAGACAGAGTTTGCATATGAGAATACATTTCATCTCTAATTTTCTTTTGTACCCCTTGGCCTATGGTTACCATTAATCTGTTATAGAGAAATGTCGCCACAACGCCAATACAATAAATACCAGCCATCACAAGTATAGCTTTTAGAAGTCCAGAGAATACAGGATTTGAAACTTTAAGTAGCGGAGTAATGTAATCATCAATCACTATTTGAAGAAAAAGCGACCCCCCCACCCCTGCAAGAGCACTAAATAGTATACACACGACAACAATTATAAATTGTATTTTATAAGTACTTGTAACATATGAAAATAATCTTTTCATGGTTTTTCCATTTGATTTAGGTTTGGACTTATTATTATTCTTCATTTGTCTCTACCCCTTTCATCTGTGAAGTATAGACTTCTTGATAGATTTTATTGGTTTTTAAAAGTTCACCATGAGTTCCTATGGCATCTATTCTACCAGCATCCATTATAATTATCTTATCTGCATCCTCCACCGAGGAGATACGCTGAGCTATAATAATCTTTGTGGTACTAGGGATTTCCTCTTTGAATGCACGGCGGATTAGAGAATCTGTTTTCGTGTCTATGGCACTAGTAGAGTCATCTAAAATTAATATTTTAGGTTTCTTTAAGAGTGCACGTGCAATACAAATCCTTTGCTTTTGCCCTCCAGAAACATTGGAACCTCCCTGTTCAATGTAGGTGTCATATTTCTGTGGAAATTTCGCAATAAAATCATCCGCTTGTGCTAACTTGCACACTCTTATGAGTTCATCATCCGAAGCCTCTTTATTTCCCCACCTAAGGTTCTCTTTGATTGTTCCTGAGAAAAGTACATTCTTTTGTAGAACCATGGCAACTTCATCACGTAAAGCTTGTATATCATATTTACGCACATCTACCCCACCGACTAAAATATTTCCACTTGATACGTCATAAAGTCTAGGAATTAGTTGAACAAAGGTAGTTTTTGCACTTCCAGTTCCACCAATGATACCAATGGTTTCACCTGCCTTGATAGAAATATCAATTTTTTTAAGGCAAAGTTTATTTTTGTCATCATTGTAGCTAAAATCTACATTTTCAAACTTCACACAGCCATTAGGCACTTCATAAATCGGCTTCTCTGGATTATGCAAATCACTTTTTTCATCTAAAACCTCTACAATTCTTTCTGCTGAAGCACGAGAAATTGTAATCATGACAAAAACCATTGAAAG
This window of the Clostridium estertheticum genome carries:
- a CDS encoding ABC transporter ATP-binding protein: MIKRLAKCVGEYKKDTILAPVFVTFEVIMEVIIPFLMAQIIDNGISKGNLGYISKMGIVLVLCTIFSLFFGMQSGRYAAKASAGYAKNVRREMYYNIQSFSFSDIEKFSTASLVTRLTTDVTNVQNSYQMIIRILVRSPLMLIFSLIMAFNLNAKLALVFLVAIPFLGFGLYLIIINAHPIFEKVFRTYDHLNNVVQENISGIRVVKSYVREEHEKSKFGEVSTKIYNDFSKAEKLLAFNSPLMQFTMYTCILLISWFGAKMIVGSTMTIGQLMSLLAYAAQILMSLMMLSMVFVMITISRASAERIVEVLDEKSDLHNPEKPIYEVPNGCVKFENVDFSYNDDKNKLCLKKIDISIKAGETIGIIGGTGSAKTTFVQLIPRLYDVSSGNILVGGVDVRKYDIQALRDEVAMVLQKNVLFSGTIKENLRWGNKEASDDELIRVCKLAQADDFIAKFPQKYDTYIEQGGSNVSGGQKQRICIARALLKKPKILILDDSTSAIDTKTDSLIRRAFKEEIPSTTKIIIAQRISSVEDADKIIIMDAGRIDAIGTHGELLKTNKIYQEVYTSQMKGVETNEE
- a CDS encoding PucR family transcriptional regulator, with protein sequence MAKLKALLNFLENKPNIKIWGTHNPDTIIDEVFFLQDNMEFSPNALYLTTKNHKSLLINKDNILFIVNKASEDIHILQIETKNSIEEIYRLICEFMFTEYKLFAKKLNIYNSLSACNDINKTLNICESYLNNPIFILDTSYRILGRSTFANSITSSIETYNDQTYLLIDTVNLMKKNKCIDNIYSSSTSFFHASDKSLIFCGIRINNITVAYICILQENREFLEEDLELTNTLAQTLSIQMQKDNLFINSSGLEEEYYLMDLLKNSINNLNYIEERLKNIDFKLNKNILLIVIPFRQTYQDYRHNFGLKQLIVTTKNIFGNCISAYYEDSIILMVSKEDDEVFSENTKTRFIDFLKLNNLKAGVSLTFQNILKTKEFYKQATYALKLTENLKIDGFLFYFKDYIEYYLFHILQSNDNNIEKIELHTLIHPLINKLIGIDKNNNSVLLQTLIVYLESNRNAKLTSKKLNIHCSTFFYRYHKIEELLKISLSNSDILFKFELSLKILRYQK
- a CDS encoding ABC transporter ATP-binding protein, producing MKNNNKSKPKSNGKTMKRLFSYVTSTYKIQFIIVVVCILFSALAGVGGSLFLQIVIDDYITPLLKVSNPVFSGLLKAILVMAGIYCIGVVATFLYNRLMVTIGQGVQKKIRDEMYSHMQTLSIKYFDTHSHGDIMSRYTNDIDTLRQMLSQSIPQMFSSAITIVSVFLAMLYVSWHLTVLVIIMVVVMLFITGKITGRSSEFFIKQQRSIGKTNGFIEEMINGQNVVKVFCHEEDSKDQFDLLNEELCDNATKANNYANILMPIMSNLGNLLYVLVAIVGGVLALSGIGGLTLGAIASFLQLSKTFSMPIGQISQQLNAVIMALAGAQRIFELMDEESEEDEGYVTLVNAKYEGDVLCETEKRTGIWAWKHPHEDGTVTYTKLTGDVQFFDVDFGYNEEKTVLHNVSLDAHSGEKLAFVGATGAGKTTITNLINRFYDIQDGKIRYDDININKIRKSDLRRSLGVVLQDTNLFTGTIMENIKYGKLDATDEEIYAAARLANADGFISMMPKGYDTILSGDGSGLSQGQRQLLSIARAAVANPPVMILDEATSSIDTRTEAIVQRGMDSLMQGRTVFVIAHRLSTVKNADEIMVLEEGRIIELGNHEKLISERGKYYQLYTGAFELE